A single Rubrivivax gelatinosus IL144 DNA region contains:
- a CDS encoding formate dehydrogenase subunit delta: MNSEQLVQMANRIAAFFAAMPEHAEAVDGVAGHIRKFWEPRMREQLGALIGSGDTAALHPLVLEAWEQVAVRA, from the coding sequence ATGAACAGCGAACAGCTCGTCCAGATGGCCAACCGCATCGCCGCGTTCTTCGCGGCGATGCCCGAGCACGCCGAGGCGGTGGACGGCGTCGCCGGCCACATCCGCAAGTTCTGGGAGCCGCGCATGCGCGAGCAGCTCGGGGCGCTGATCGGCAGCGGCGACACGGCGGCGCTGCACCCGCTGGTGCTGGAGGCCTGGGAGCAGGTCGCCGTGCGCGCCTGA
- the fdhF gene encoding formate dehydrogenase subunit alpha translates to MNTIETPDRGTPARDSATTVTLTIDGRAVSVPAGTSVMRAASEAGIEIPRLCATEGLEAFGSCRLCICEIDGRRGYPSSCTTPAEAGMNVRTQTPKLAELRRGVMELYISDHPLDCLTCAANGDCELQTQAGVVGLRQVRYGWDGANHLKAAKDESNPYFAYDPSKCIVCNRCVRACEEVQGTFALTISGRGFASRVAAGMDEPFLESECVSCGACVQACPTATLQEKSVIEMGLPEHAVVTTCAYCGVGCGFKAEMQGNRVVRMTPWKDGRANEGHACVKGRFAWGYATHKDRVTKPMIRAKITDPWREVSWDEAIAYAAGEFRRLQTEHGRGAVGGITSSRCTNEEAYLVQKLVRAAFGNNNVDTCARVCHSPTGYGLGQTFGTSAGTQTFKSVAHSDVVLVIGANPSDAHPVFASRLKRRLRQGAKLIVVDPRRIDLVASPHVKAEHHLQLKPGTNVAVLDALAHVIVTEGLVDEAFVAERCDARSFGQWRDFVARPENSPEALEAVSGVPAAAVRGAARLYATRGLNAAIYYGLGVTEHAQGSTAVMAIANLAMATGNVGREGVGVNPLRGQNNVQGSCDMGSFPHELPGYRHISDSTVRAEFDAAWGVTLDPEPGLRIPNMFDAALGGSFKGLYVQGEDIVQSDPNTQHVGAALEALECLVVQDIFLNETAKYAHVFLPGSSFLEKDGTFTNAERRVSRVRRVMPPLAGLADWEVTVRLAQALGYPMDYAHPEAVMQEIAALTPSFAGVSYEKIERLGSVQWPCHAGTDEAGTSVMHVGGFVRGKGRFVITAYQPSDERANRRFPLLLTTGRVLSQYNVGAQTRRTANTAWHDEDRLELHPSDAELRGVVDGDWVGITSRAGETVLRARVTERVAPGVVYTTFHFPESGANVITTDSSDWATNCPEYKVTAVEVTKVTQPSEWQRRYRSFNEAQLRAHAERETAAAAAK, encoded by the coding sequence ATGAACACGATCGAGACACCCGACCGCGGCACCCCGGCGCGCGACAGCGCCACCACCGTCACGCTGACCATCGACGGCCGCGCCGTCAGCGTGCCCGCGGGCACCTCGGTGATGCGCGCCGCCTCCGAAGCCGGCATCGAGATCCCGCGCCTGTGCGCGACCGAAGGCCTGGAAGCCTTCGGCTCGTGCCGGCTGTGCATCTGCGAGATCGACGGCCGCCGCGGCTACCCGTCCTCGTGCACGACGCCGGCCGAGGCCGGCATGAACGTGCGCACCCAGACGCCGAAGCTCGCCGAGCTGCGCCGCGGCGTCATGGAGCTCTACATCAGCGACCACCCGCTGGACTGCCTGACCTGCGCCGCCAACGGCGACTGCGAGCTGCAGACCCAGGCCGGTGTCGTCGGCCTGCGCCAGGTGCGCTACGGCTGGGACGGTGCCAACCACCTGAAGGCGGCCAAGGACGAGTCCAACCCGTACTTCGCCTACGACCCGAGCAAGTGCATCGTCTGCAACCGCTGCGTGCGCGCCTGCGAGGAAGTGCAGGGCACCTTCGCGCTGACGATCTCCGGCCGCGGGTTCGCCTCGCGCGTGGCCGCCGGCATGGACGAGCCTTTCCTCGAAAGCGAATGCGTCAGCTGCGGCGCCTGCGTGCAGGCCTGCCCGACCGCGACGCTGCAGGAAAAGAGCGTCATCGAGATGGGCCTGCCCGAGCACGCGGTGGTGACGACCTGCGCCTACTGCGGCGTCGGCTGCGGCTTCAAGGCCGAGATGCAGGGCAACCGCGTCGTGCGCATGACGCCGTGGAAGGACGGCCGCGCCAACGAGGGCCACGCCTGCGTCAAGGGCCGCTTCGCCTGGGGCTACGCGACGCACAAGGACCGCGTCACCAAGCCGATGATCCGCGCGAAGATCACCGACCCCTGGCGCGAGGTCAGCTGGGACGAGGCCATCGCCTACGCCGCCGGCGAGTTCCGCCGCCTGCAGACCGAACACGGCCGCGGCGCGGTCGGCGGCATCACCTCCTCGCGCTGCACCAACGAGGAGGCCTACCTCGTGCAGAAGCTGGTGCGCGCGGCCTTCGGCAACAACAACGTCGACACCTGCGCGCGCGTTTGCCATTCGCCCACCGGCTACGGTCTGGGCCAGACCTTCGGCACCTCGGCCGGCACCCAGACCTTCAAGTCGGTCGCGCATTCGGACGTCGTGCTCGTCATCGGCGCCAACCCCAGCGACGCGCACCCGGTCTTCGCCTCGCGGCTGAAGCGCCGGCTGCGCCAGGGCGCCAAGCTGATCGTCGTCGACCCGCGGCGCATCGACCTCGTCGCCTCGCCGCACGTCAAGGCCGAACACCATCTGCAGCTCAAACCCGGCACCAACGTCGCCGTGCTCGACGCGCTGGCCCACGTCATCGTCACCGAAGGCCTGGTCGACGAGGCCTTCGTCGCCGAGCGCTGCGATGCGCGCAGCTTCGGCCAGTGGCGCGACTTCGTCGCCCGGCCGGAGAACTCGCCCGAGGCGCTGGAAGCCGTCAGCGGCGTGCCGGCGGCCGCGGTGCGTGGCGCCGCGCGGCTGTACGCGACACGCGGGCTCAACGCCGCGATCTATTACGGCCTCGGCGTCACCGAACACGCGCAAGGCTCGACCGCGGTGATGGCGATCGCCAACCTGGCGATGGCCACCGGCAACGTCGGCCGCGAAGGGGTCGGCGTCAACCCGCTGCGTGGCCAGAACAACGTGCAGGGCTCCTGCGACATGGGCAGCTTCCCGCACGAGCTGCCGGGCTACCGCCACATCAGCGACAGCACGGTGCGCGCCGAGTTCGACGCCGCCTGGGGCGTGACGCTGGACCCGGAGCCGGGGCTGCGCATCCCGAACATGTTCGACGCCGCGCTCGGCGGCAGCTTCAAGGGCCTGTACGTGCAGGGCGAGGACATCGTGCAGTCCGACCCCAACACCCAGCACGTCGGCGCTGCGCTCGAGGCGCTGGAGTGCCTGGTCGTGCAGGACATCTTCCTCAACGAGACGGCCAAGTACGCCCACGTCTTCCTGCCCGGCTCGAGCTTCCTCGAGAAGGACGGCACCTTCACCAACGCCGAACGGCGCGTCAGCCGCGTGCGCCGCGTGATGCCGCCGTTGGCCGGCCTGGCCGACTGGGAGGTGACGGTGCGGCTGGCCCAGGCGCTGGGCTACCCGATGGACTACGCCCACCCCGAGGCGGTGATGCAGGAGATCGCGGCGCTGACGCCGAGTTTTGCCGGCGTCAGCTACGAGAAGATCGAGCGCCTGGGCAGCGTGCAGTGGCCTTGCCACGCCGGCACCGACGAAGCCGGCACCTCGGTGATGCACGTCGGCGGCTTCGTGCGCGGCAAGGGGCGTTTCGTCATCACCGCCTACCAGCCGAGCGACGAACGCGCCAACCGGCGCTTCCCGCTGCTGCTGACCACCGGGCGCGTGCTCAGCCAGTACAACGTCGGCGCGCAGACGCGGCGCACGGCCAACACCGCCTGGCACGACGAGGACCGGCTGGAACTGCACCCCAGCGATGCCGAGCTTCGCGGCGTCGTCGACGGCGACTGGGTCGGCATCACCAGCCGCGCCGGCGAGACCGTGCTGCGCGCGCGGGTCACCGAGCGCGTGGCGCCGGGCGTGGTCTACACCACCTTCCACTTCCCCGAGTCGGGCGCCAACGTCATCACCACCGACAGCTCCGACTGGGCGACCAACTGCCCCGAGTACAAGGTGACGGCGGTCGAGGTGACCAAGGTGACGCAGCCCAGCGAGTGGCAGCGCCGTTACCGCAGCTTCAACGAAGCGCAGCTGCGCGCCCACGCCGAGCGCGAGACCGCCGCCGCGGCGGCCAAGTGA